In Kryptolebias marmoratus isolate JLee-2015 linkage group LG2, ASM164957v2, whole genome shotgun sequence, the genomic stretch tttttaacaaaagcaCATTAAAAAGACTGCTGCatacaagtttttaaaatattttaataaccaCACTATATCTTGTAATTTGAAGTAAATGTTATTTCAAAAAGCAGAATGTTTTGTGcacatgttaaaatgtgtttacgtttttttttcttctttttttttacagcagtgtGCAAAAGGGGAGTTTGTACACATCAATGGTCTTTCCATGATCGggattttctgaaaactgtattttttcatCCACTTTTTGCTCCTCAAAAacaataatctgaaaaaaaaaaaccaacagaaaaatgataattttacagtttgccacaaaataacattaaaagaTAGTTCAAGGAAGCCGAGGACAAATTCCTCCCTAGCTGATAATATAATTTCAGTAACTATTGAGTGGACATTGTACCTGGTTCTCTCCACTTCGGAGCCAAGGGCCTGGGAGATAAAGGAAATGCTGTGGTCCGATGATCCAGTAACGACCAAGGTTCTGCCCATTGACAAAAACAACTCCTTTACCCCAACCCTGTGGATAAATACATTATTATGATTAGTAAACTGATACTGaggaaagtgtgtttttaaaaaagtaactaTATCCCATGGATGCAtagaacagctaaaataaatttcaaactcaagtgtgcattttttaaaaaccaaaacctcaCTTTCTCATAATAGAACTAAAAAACACTATCTGATATACTAGGTTGTAATTAGGGATAGTTATTAGTGCTGTAACTCCATATTTTAGCAGATTTTCAAAAGGTACTTGATCACTTGTGCTCACAGGGAGTTTGATGAACGTGTCTTTGGGTGGGCCATCCACACAGAGTCTGGCCTGGAGAAATCCTGGAACAGACACTGACTTGAAGTCAGTTTTCCACTGACCTGAATTAGACAACCTAGAGGAGGGAAAAGGATCAACATTTATTCAGAATACCCACTCCAGTTGTTACTCCAGTTCCCTTACATTAGGATTAATTAGCACCAAAAACGTTTGGAACTTCATCTCATTCTCATATACCCATTTTGCAAAACCAAAATGCAAGTTTTAATATCCTAAACAAGAAAACTGGAATTCAGACAACAAACCTTTTTATAAAGCTTGGCTTTAAATCTAAACAGAACGTGGTGAATCCTCTGAGTGGGGTGTGATTCAACACAATGTCTCCCACAATACCTgtaacaaacatgaacaggtgGCAACTGACCATACAAGCTAAGGAGACAGCCAGAGGTGTCTGAAGGCAAAAAACATATGATATTTAAATTAGATGGACAGTAATGCTTGAATACCTTTGCGTTGGTTATCAAGAGCTTTCCCGTAATTCACTCTTCCACAGTTCTCCACAAGCAAAGCCAGCGTCCTTTGACCCTTTAATGCCCAAACATGGAGGTTATTTGAAGAGTTCACTTAAAAATTTGATTCATATGTATTTGAGAACTTGTTGGAAAGGCAGAAATTCAAACAAGGaagagcaaacatttaaaaaaaaagtatgcgAAGTATGACATTTAGTTTAGGAATTTTTCATGACTGAGAAAATATATGTAAGCTACCataaaaaattagattaaaaaaaagaggaaatgtttggatttttgccTTAATACAGAGATTCCAAAACCAGAGCATACAGTTgtttttatggtgttttatGTTGCTGGCCAGTTTAACTCTTAAACACTCAGCCATGCTTTTACATGCGCTGAATAATGTTTgtcattgtcttgctgaaataagcaagaCCTAACATTAAAGAGACATGATAGAAACATGTGTCACTCTAAagcctgttttgtttaatattaatgAAGCCTGAATAGCAAGTTTCCCACATCAAAGGCACAAGCGCTAATGGTGGTTAATTGTTTTACTGTATATTATTCAAATTCTTTTGAATTATTGTTCAAGACAGATTGCTGAACTCATCTGAATCCTCACCCGGCCCTTTTAATGTCcaataaagctttgaaaaaaatttgCTTTAGCAACCTGAGATGTCCAGATCAAACCTACAAAAAGAAATACCTCAGTGTCAGGGAGTGGGACCTCATGACTCTTGTAGTCCAAGCACCCAACAAACTGTCGATccacaaaaacctgcagaacagcAACAGTTACAGGCCTACTTTGGTGCCATTACACTGCATcggtgtgtgtttctgaactGATGGCGCCATGTGTCCTCACCAGCGCTCTGTCCCTGACGTTGTTCCGAGAGTGCAGCGCTCCTCCCGTACTGATGGTGGTTTCATACAGAGTATAACCACACGCCTGgccgttgttgttgttgactgGTAGGTTTTCCATGTTTACCGGCCTCTTCGACCTGTACGGCTGCACGGGCGAATCATCGAAGGTATTAGAAATAACCATTCAAAGAACAACTCTTGTTCTCTACAAAAATACAGGCATGCGTGCTAAAGACGTGTGCTTACCCATGACACGTTTAGAAACAACATTAGTTGGGTTGAGTGATGTTGTGCAGTATTTACTGAGTTTGATTCCAGCACCTTGCATTTAGGTTTATTATATAAGCTGCCACAACAGACCGGCGCTCACCATGTCTGTGAACTGAAGGCTGTCCCACAAAGAAAGGTACTGCTGTATTAAAACAGGCTGGTAGGCTTTCTTCTCTTGAGGCGGGGGCACTTCAGGAAGCGGCTCAGCTGGAACACAAGTCGGCAAAATACTTTTCAGTAAGGCCAGTCGACCTTAAATTCGTATGAAGGTGTACACCTCTTCCCTTTAAATTTTGTAGTGTGATGATGACATTTGGGTGAGGAAGCTCTTACAGTGGTAGTGGCTGAACAGATCCCTCAGAAGGTGATATTTGGTGGTGCAGTCTCCAGCTTCCGAGAGCGGAGCGTCATAATCTGCCAATGAATCATTCGCAAAACCAGTTTGAAAAAACCGCTGATGCTTTGCAGGGGAACATATTCCTCTCCGGCCTTCTGATCTCTGAGCTTGAAAAGTTCTTTGCGCCCTACCGTAACTGGTGACCTGAGGTTTGTAGGTGCCGAAGTTCATCGCTCCGTTCATAAAGCCGAAGTTGGTGCCGCCGTGGAACATGTAGAGGTTAATGGAGACGCCTCTCTCCAGGATTTCGGACACCACAGCCAGCATGTCTGCCAGGGGGACAGCACACAGGGAGCACGGTGCAGAGGAGAGCTAAGTTGCATTGTAAATTAGGTTCCTTTACCTTCTGCGTGGAACACGTGATGATGCTCGCCCCAAACGTCAAACCACCCAGACCAGTACTCCATCACCATTAGAGGCTTCTGAGGCTTTGCGGAACGAAGAACAGAACACAGAACTGGAATAAGCAGGTTAAATAGCCTAGCTAATGAAAACACTGCAGttgtgtgaaacaaaacaacttattttaacTTTGGATTTGGCCTAAAGGAAAGCCAGGTAATGGCAAGTTGCACAAGAGCTTTCAGTCAAACGTAGCAGATTCTTACAAATTCCATGAGAAGCACTAGAAAGGGTCaaaagtcgttttttttttcacatttaaatagaCTGATGTATGACATTTGTCAAAATATTCCTagcaaatatgacaaaaatggttttataaaaGTTACCAACCTAATATCTACAGCCAAGACACACTGAGTATTAAAATCAGACCACATTATCTTCATGAAGTCCACACTTTGCCACCATTTACCTGCATGTACGCTAAGTGCTGGATGGCTCCAAAGGACAGTCTCTGTAGATTTATTGTCTTCAGAACTGAAAGAAGCAACATATAAGACTTCTTAGACATATTACAATACATTAAAGGTACAAGTATAAACAAAAGGAATCACAGAAGTAAActgagaagtttttatttttttattttttattttatataatgtCATGTCTCAGTTACCTCCATCCATCCCTTCATAACTCAAGCCTTCCCAGTTGTCCGAAGTCATGAGGAGCTCATTGATCCCTCTGGACTGGAGGCACtgtcagaagaagaaaacggGAATACAAAGAAGTTGGAATTAAGGTCAAACTGACATATATGAAAGAAGGTTGATGGCAAAAAAAGGTATTAATGAACTTACATTCTTGATGAATGGCATGTATTTGTCATCTTTAGCATATGAGCCATACTCGTTCTCAACTTGAACCGCAATGATTGGTCCTCCAAGTTCGAACTAAAAACATGCAGTGTTATGGCAAAATGTTCAAGTGTCAACACAAAGtctaaccaaccaaccatccaaccaaccaaccaaccatccaaccatccatccatccaaccaaccatccaaccatccaaccaaccaagcagccaaccaaccatccaaccaaccaaccaaacaaacaaataaacaaagattgACATTTACCATCAGTGGTTTGACAACTGAGATGAGCTTGTCAAAGTACAGATTAACTGCATTTATGAATCCAGGATAAGTTGTCCTTAACTGCATGTCTTTATCCTGCAGCAACCAGCtagagaaaattaaacaaacaaaaaacaataacaacaaaaacacaggcacTTTGGTATACTGGTTTTCCAGTTCAGTTCAGCTTACATCGGTgcaatttagtttatttcagttcaattttattttagctgaaatctgttcagttcaTTTTAGTTCAACTCAGTTCTGGtaaattcagtttagtttaattcagttcagttcaacaTAGTCTACTTCAATTCAGCTCAGACTAATTTAATACAGTTTAGTTTAATTCAGTCCAGTTTAATTTAGTTCAGTTTTGTAACATTCAGTTCTGGTCAGTGTACATCAGTTCAGTTGGTCATTTTATCTAACTTCGTTTCAGTTcgattcagttcaattcaatttagTTCTAATGCACTCAGTTACATTCAGTACAAttgagttcagctcatttcaattcagtttaattgaatgttattcagttcatttcagtttgatttaattaaGTTCAACTCGCCTTAATTTGATATAGTTTAATTTAACTCCGTGCAAATCAGTTTAGTTTAACTCAGTTCCAATCAATTTAATTAATCAACTGAGTTCAGTTCAAATCAGTTACTTCATAAACAGAGCATATAAACCAAGACCAGCTATCTACCAGCAGACAGGTGAGTTCACCTGGGTAGTCCACCTAAGTCCCACTCAGCGCAGATGTAAGGTCCAGGCCGCAGGATCACCCAGAGACCCACCTCTGCTGCCAGACTGATATAGGCCCTGGAAGCAATACAGACACAATCTGTGTCATGTGAAAACCCCTAAGcggattttaaaaattaaaaaaaaaagtaagaaccTTACTTGAGGTCCAGCTGATCCTGGAAGCTGAACGCTCCTCTCTCCGGCTCATGCAGGTTCCACGGCACATATCTGAAACAGGGTTATACCACACTTATTCAACGGCGCAGTTTAGTGGCTCTCACAATTcttacttttcattttattagcaTAAAACATTATTATATCTTCCTACTTTAAACTGTGATTCACTGACAGTAAGAGCTTACGTTGTGAGAGTATTGAGACCACAGGCCTTCATCTTGAGCAGCCGGTCCCTCCAGTAGGCTCTGGGGACACGGAAGTAATGGACAGAGCCCCCCAGGATGGAGAAGGGCTCTCCTTTCAGAGTGAAGTGAGACGAGTCGGCCCTCAGACCGTTCAAATTGCTCATGGTCACGTCTGAGTGAAATCAGGTGGGGTGGCGAAACCAGCTACCTGATAAAACGAAGAGTCAGAAAGAGATGATCAGCttcaaaaaatgtatgaaagaGTCTGAATTATGTTAGCATACATTAACAGGAAAATATGCACCAGAGATTTTAGATcaaatgtgcatttgttttatgttgaaagAAAAGGCTTACCGAGTGTTGTTATGAGTGTCCAAAAtgtcagaacagaaacagagcCAGAGCTGTGCCTCGACTCTGAGCtgaccagagagagagagagagtcaggTGGTGCTGGGAGGCCTCAAACACAGAGGACAAGAGAAACTATTGTTGTTTTACAACAACAGCGTAATAAtgctccctctctgttttttttttttttactcttcttcTCGCAGACAGAAAAAGGAAGTATCACACTTGCCACAGCAATGTAGCTTCGTGATGCAGAAAGAACAACATCCTCGTGGTTTTTGAACCATAAAGACAGAGCGCTGTGGTCTCAGGAACTGTGTGGATTACCATAACCATGCATTGTATCTGCAAGCTACATTTCTTCGTATTTGTTGGTATTTATCTAAGTTGGTCTTACCTGTACTTCATAGAGAAATTTAAAGCTCACAGGGGCCATGAGATGATTTGTGGCAGAAGAAAATCTGTTCTCAGAATGAGAACCTTTCCTCGAACGCTTGATTTGTTGTGATACATCAGATCTTTGAAGAACTTCATTGTCATCGTACTCATGTACAAtgaaattgtgtgtttttatttgtttcttttgtcctgTTATCGCATATCAGgtataccatatagagaagatggctgcctacgtgTGCCCGAACAGAATTTGCTCTACAATAAcgatatctcaagatgagaatcctaattgcatgatttactttattgaatcaagactgaatctagcattagagtaggcaggccacattcttgtaatagcaacctgtttgtatgaccttcaatgAAATTATGTTTGGCATCTCTCCCTATTAACGTAGAGTATTAAAAGGCAATACAGTAAAATAAGACCAGAATAGAATAAAGTAAAGGAAGAGTAAGGTGTCTGCAGTGCCTGAAATAGCAGCTGGAGTTACATACATGTGTGCTTACTGGTGTTGTAGGATGGGTAGTTGTAATATAACTTTTGCAGATTTGTATGTACAGTTCCACAGACGTAGCTGCTGATTATACAGTGTAATAGATTAAATAAACTGGTTTGTATGTACAagtaaagggggaaaaaactgtgTTAGAGGCTTACAAGGAAGAGTCAGTTACACATTTGACCACACATTgctttttatataattaaatgCCAA encodes the following:
- the glb1l2 gene encoding beta-galactosidase-1-like protein 2 isoform X3; this encodes MQLRTTYPGFINAVNLYFDKLISVVKPLMFELGGPIIAVQVENEYGSYAKDDKYMPFIKNCLQSRGINELLMTSDNWEGLSYEGMDGVLKTINLQRLSFGAIQHLAYMQPQKPLMVMEYWSGWFDVWGEHHHVFHAEDMLAVVSEILERGVSINLYMFHGGTNFGFMNGAMNFGTYKPQVTSYDYDAPLSEAGDCTTKYHLLRDLFSHYHSEPLPEVPPPQEKKAYQPVLIQQYLSLWDSLQFTDMPYRSKRPVNMENLPVNNNNGQACGYTLYETTISTGGALHSRNNVRDRALVFVDRQFVGCLDYKSHEVPLPDTEGQRTLALLVENCGRVNYGKALDNQRKGIVGDIVLNHTPLRGFTTFCLDLKPSFIKRLSNSGQWKTDFKSVSVPGFLQARLCVDGPPKDTFIKLPGWGKGVVFVNGQNLGRYWIIGPQHFLYLPGPWLRSGENQIIVFEEQKVDEKIQFSENPDHGKTIDVYKLPFCTLL
- the glb1l2 gene encoding beta-galactosidase-1-like protein 2 isoform X2; the protein is MSNLNGLRADSSHFTLKGEPFSILGGSVHYFRVPRAYWRDRLLKMKACGLNTLTTYVPWNLHEPERGAFSFQDQLDLKAYISLAAEVGLWVILRPGPYICAEWDLGGLPSWLLQDKDMQLRTTYPGFINAVNLYFDKLISVVKPLMFELGGPIIAVQVENEYGSYAKDDKYMPFIKNCLQSRGINELLMTSDNWEGLSYEGMDGVLKTINLQRLSFGAIQHLAYMQPQKPLMVMEYWSGWFDVWGEHHHVFHAEDMLAVVSEILERGVSINLYMFHGGTNFGFMNGAMNFGTYKPQVTSYDYDAPLSEAGDCTTKYHLLRDLFSHYHSEPLPEVPPPQEKKAYQPVLIQQYLSLWDSLQFTDMPYRSKRPVNMENLPVNNNNGQACGYTLYETTISTGGALHSRNNVRDRALVFVDRQFVGCLDYKSHEVPLPDTEGQRTLALLVENCGRVNYGKALDNQRKGIVGDIVLNHTPLRGFTTFCLDLKPSFIKRLSNSGQWKTDFKSVSVPGFLQARLCVDGPPKDTFIKLPGWGKGVVFVNGQNLGRYWIIGPQHFLYLPGPWLRSGENQVQCPLNSY
- the glb1l2 gene encoding beta-galactosidase-1-like protein 2 isoform X1, which translates into the protein MSNLNGLRADSSHFTLKGEPFSILGGSVHYFRVPRAYWRDRLLKMKACGLNTLTTYVPWNLHEPERGAFSFQDQLDLKAYISLAAEVGLWVILRPGPYICAEWDLGGLPSWLLQDKDMQLRTTYPGFINAVNLYFDKLISVVKPLMFELGGPIIAVQVENEYGSYAKDDKYMPFIKNCLQSRGINELLMTSDNWEGLSYEGMDGVLKTINLQRLSFGAIQHLAYMQPQKPLMVMEYWSGWFDVWGEHHHVFHAEDMLAVVSEILERGVSINLYMFHGGTNFGFMNGAMNFGTYKPQVTSYDYDAPLSEAGDCTTKYHLLRDLFSHYHSEPLPEVPPPQEKKAYQPVLIQQYLSLWDSLQFTDMPYRSKRPVNMENLPVNNNNGQACGYTLYETTISTGGALHSRNNVRDRALVFVDRQFVGCLDYKSHEVPLPDTEGQRTLALLVENCGRVNYGKALDNQRKGIVGDIVLNHTPLRGFTTFCLDLKPSFIKRLSNSGQWKTDFKSVSVPGFLQARLCVDGPPKDTFIKLPGWGKGVVFVNGQNLGRYWIIGPQHFLYLPGPWLRSGENQIIVFEEQKVDEKIQFSENPDHGKTIDVYKLPFCTLL